Proteins from a single region of Flavobacterium sp. YJ01:
- a CDS encoding helix-turn-helix transcriptional regulator, with translation MANQQPLRFKTISEFHDFRDLPKPEHPLVSVYNFEDLKYLNSEEPKSLMLDFYSIALKRNANAKMRYGQQEYDFKEGVLIFLSPGQVFSIEGNAEMQHTGWSLLIHPDFLWNTPLAQKIKQYDYFGYAVNEALHLSDKEENMLIDIIKNIQQEYKSNIDKFSQDVIIAQIELFLTYAERFYNRQFITRKISSHQILARLEKLLEDYFTDESLKQKGLPTVQFIAENLHVSPNYLSGLLKTHTGQSTQQHIHNKLIEMAKEKLSTTNLSISEIAFDLGFEHQQSFSKLFKTKTKSSPLEFRQSFS, from the coding sequence ATGGCAAATCAGCAACCTCTTCGATTTAAAACTATTAGCGAATTTCATGATTTTAGAGATTTGCCAAAACCCGAACATCCTTTGGTGAGCGTTTACAATTTTGAAGATCTTAAATATCTGAATAGCGAAGAACCCAAAAGTTTAATGCTAGATTTTTATTCGATTGCTTTAAAAAGAAATGCGAATGCTAAAATGCGTTACGGCCAGCAGGAATACGATTTTAAAGAAGGGGTTTTGATTTTTCTTTCGCCAGGACAAGTTTTTTCTATTGAAGGAAATGCCGAAATGCAGCATACAGGATGGTCTTTATTGATTCATCCTGATTTTCTTTGGAATACCCCGCTTGCACAAAAAATCAAACAATACGATTATTTTGGTTATGCAGTTAATGAAGCGCTTCATCTTTCTGATAAAGAAGAAAATATGCTTATTGATATTATCAAAAATATTCAGCAGGAATATAAATCTAATATTGATAAATTCAGCCAAGATGTTATTATTGCTCAGATTGAATTATTTCTAACTTACGCTGAACGATTTTATAACAGGCAATTTATTACTAGAAAAATCAGCAGCCATCAGATTTTAGCGCGTCTAGAAAAATTACTTGAAGACTATTTTACAGACGAGTCTTTAAAACAAAAAGGACTTCCAACCGTTCAATTTATTGCCGAAAACTTACATGTTTCTCCAAATTATTTAAGCGGATTATTGAAAACGCATACAGGTCAAAGCACCCAGCAACATATTCACAATAAATTAATTGAAATGGCAAAAGAGAAACTTTCTACAACCAATTTATCAATTAGCGAAATTGCATTTGATCTCGGTTTTGAGCATCAGCAATCGTTTAGCAAATTATTCAAAACCAAAACAAAGAGTTCGCCATTAGAATTCAGACAATCTTTTAGCTAA
- a CDS encoding SRPBCC family protein: MKTENNKFAKAEMLIRKPVSEVFQAFIDPKITSKFWFTKGSGKLEENQTTEWTWEMYGFSLSVKTLVLQENKKIVIEWGNPDEVTLVEWVFNPLNEHETFVSITNSGFHGDTDKIIDQVRNSTEGFTLVLAGAKAYLEHNLQLNLVLDRFPKGLA; encoded by the coding sequence ATGAAAACAGAAAACAACAAATTTGCAAAAGCCGAAATGCTGATTCGGAAACCTGTTTCAGAAGTTTTTCAGGCTTTTATTGATCCGAAAATCACGAGTAAATTTTGGTTTACAAAGGGATCTGGAAAATTAGAAGAAAACCAAACAACCGAATGGACTTGGGAAATGTATGGCTTTTCGCTTTCAGTAAAAACACTCGTTTTACAAGAAAATAAAAAGATTGTTATTGAATGGGGAAATCCTGATGAAGTTACTTTGGTAGAATGGGTTTTTAATCCGTTAAACGAACATGAAACTTTTGTTAGCATAACAAACTCAGGTTTTCATGGCGACACAGATAAAATAATCGATCAGGTTCGTAATTCGACTGAAGGTTTTACTTTGGTTTTAGCTGGTGCGAAAGCGTATTTAGAACATAATTTACAGTTGAATTTAGTTTTAGATCGCTTTCCGAAAGGTCTTGCTTGA
- a CDS encoding ester cyclase, which yields MTKKEIAKNFLTLAAKGHSHEAFRLYIGKNFKHHNTHFKGDAETLMLAMEESARTNPNKVFKIHHILRDGDLVAVHSHLKQTPADIGFAVVHILKFESEKIVELWDLGQPIPKNNINENGMF from the coding sequence ATGACTAAGAAAGAAATCGCAAAAAACTTTCTGACATTGGCAGCAAAAGGGCATTCTCATGAAGCTTTTCGATTATATATTGGAAAGAATTTCAAGCATCATAATACGCATTTTAAAGGCGATGCCGAAACCTTAATGCTCGCTATGGAAGAATCTGCCAGAACAAATCCGAATAAGGTTTTCAAAATTCATCATATTTTGAGAGACGGAGATTTGGTTGCTGTGCATTCGCATCTCAAACAAACTCCAGCAGATATTGGTTTTGCTGTCGTTCATATCTTAAAATTCGAATCAGAAAAAATCGTCGAACTTTGGGATTTAGGCCAGCCAATTCCGAAAAATAATATCAATGAAAATGGAATGTTTTAA
- a CDS encoding lactonase family protein: MKQKIYSFAIVFLLTVNLFAQNTYVFLGSYNRDKTAEAIQVYQLDTLNGKLTKFASVKNVVNPSYLAVSPNGRYVYACTDTKTPNAGSISSFEFNPETKSLTFLNSQRSGGENPVYVSVLKNGKWIVNANYTEGSVSVFPILENGKIDSIAQNFQYMDGSVNKERQTRSHVHSAVFSPDFDYLFLPDLGADKIRCYAFDENQKKPLVETKNPFTKTDLEAGPRHLTFHPNQKFGYCIEEMAGQISVYNYENGVLNKIQRIATHSNKIKDGFESSDVHISPDGKFLYATNRGKENNIAIFSIDENGLLKNIGYQSTFGKHPRVFAIDESGKFLVASNVQTGNVIVFKRNPKTGLLKKTGKEIKMQDVSCVQIKKI, translated from the coding sequence ATGAAACAAAAAATATACTCTTTTGCAATTGTATTTCTCTTAACAGTAAATCTGTTTGCCCAAAACACCTACGTCTTTTTAGGTTCATACAATCGTGATAAAACGGCTGAGGCAATTCAGGTTTATCAGTTGGATACTTTGAATGGAAAATTGACCAAATTTGCTTCGGTTAAAAATGTCGTGAATCCCTCCTATTTGGCGGTTTCTCCAAACGGAAGATATGTTTACGCTTGCACGGATACAAAAACACCAAATGCAGGAAGCATTAGCAGTTTTGAGTTTAATCCTGAAACAAAATCACTTACTTTTTTAAATAGCCAAAGAAGCGGTGGTGAAAATCCAGTTTATGTTTCCGTTCTTAAAAATGGAAAATGGATTGTAAATGCGAATTATACAGAAGGAAGCGTTTCTGTTTTTCCGATCTTAGAAAATGGAAAAATCGATTCGATTGCGCAGAATTTTCAATATATGGATGGAAGTGTCAATAAAGAAAGACAAACTAGATCGCACGTACATTCGGCTGTATTTTCTCCTGATTTTGATTATTTATTTTTACCTGATTTAGGCGCAGATAAAATTCGTTGTTATGCATTTGATGAAAATCAGAAAAAGCCTTTAGTTGAAACTAAAAACCCATTTACCAAAACCGATTTAGAAGCTGGACCAAGACATTTAACTTTTCATCCGAATCAAAAATTTGGTTATTGCATTGAAGAAATGGCTGGACAAATAAGTGTATATAATTATGAAAATGGAGTTTTAAATAAAATTCAGCGTATTGCAACACATTCTAATAAAATTAAAGACGGTTTCGAAAGTTCTGACGTACACATCTCGCCCGACGGAAAATTTCTTTACGCCACAAATCGCGGAAAAGAAAACAATATTGCTATTTTTTCTATTGACGAAAATGGACTTTTGAAAAACATTGGTTATCAATCGACTTTTGGCAAACATCCTCGTGTTTTTGCCATTGACGAAAGCGGTAAATTTTTAGTCGCTTCTAATGTTCAAACGGGAAATGTAATTGTCTTTAAAAGAAATCCTAAAACAGGATTATTAAAGAAAACCGGAAAGGAAATTAAAATGCAAGATGTTTCTTGTGTTCAAATAAAAAAGATTTAA
- a CDS encoding SRPBCC domain-containing protein codes for MSTQDFTTTIIVNKSPEEVFKAIQNVRGWWSEEIEGKTANEGDEFKYHYEDVHRCKIKLIEVIPNQKIVWLIEENYFSFTKDDTEWTNTTAVFDISKEENKTKLTFTHVGLVPDYECYEVCKSGWTNYIQNSLKKLIETGQGEPNATGKPQTETERKLSEK; via the coding sequence ATGAGTACTCAAGATTTTACAACAACAATAATAGTCAATAAATCTCCTGAAGAAGTTTTTAAAGCTATCCAAAATGTTCGCGGCTGGTGGTCGGAAGAAATTGAAGGAAAAACAGCAAATGAAGGCGACGAATTCAAATATCATTATGAAGATGTTCATCGCTGTAAAATAAAACTGATCGAAGTAATTCCGAATCAGAAAATCGTTTGGCTCATTGAAGAAAATTATTTCAGTTTTACCAAAGATGACACCGAGTGGACGAATACAACTGCTGTTTTTGATATTTCAAAAGAAGAAAACAAAACAAAACTTACTTTTACGCATGTTGGTTTGGTTCCAGATTATGAATGTTATGAAGTTTGCAAATCAGGTTGGACCAATTACATTCAGAACAGTTTAAAAAAACTTATTGAAACTGGACAAGGAGAACCCAATGCAACTGGAAAACCGCAAACAGAAACCGAAAGAAAGCTTTCTGAAAAATAA
- a CDS encoding DUF1801 domain-containing protein, with protein MAKNKTTETESSVIDFINAVEDDKKKNDAFELLKIFQETTGFEPKMWGPSIIGFGSYHYKYDSGHEGNAPLAGFSPRKAATTVYFSLPEENREELLSKLGKHTSSKACIYIKKLTDIDIEILKKIILLSIEYTQNLYPSK; from the coding sequence ATGGCAAAAAATAAAACTACAGAAACCGAAAGCAGCGTTATTGATTTTATAAATGCTGTTGAAGATGACAAAAAGAAAAACGATGCTTTTGAACTTCTAAAAATTTTCCAAGAAACAACAGGTTTTGAACCCAAAATGTGGGGACCAAGCATTATTGGTTTTGGAAGTTATCATTATAAATATGACAGCGGACACGAAGGCAATGCCCCGTTAGCAGGTTTTTCGCCAAGAAAAGCAGCCACAACAGTTTACTTTTCTTTGCCTGAAGAAAATAGAGAGGAGCTTTTGTCTAAATTAGGAAAACATACTTCTTCAAAAGCTTGTATTTATATTAAAAAATTAACCGATATTGATATTGAAATTTTAAAAAAGATTATTTTACTTTCAATAGAATACACACAAAATTTATATCCTTCAAAATAA
- a CDS encoding ArsR family transcriptional regulator, with product MSNSQNIKPAKKYYEHLGGKLGELLLETFIEKKWIAKKEPSEKLFYITELGEKEFEKLGLDLSKIKSEVL from the coding sequence ATGAGTAATTCTCAAAACATAAAACCAGCAAAAAAATATTACGAACATTTGGGCGGTAAACTTGGCGAATTGCTTCTGGAAACATTTATTGAGAAAAAATGGATTGCAAAAAAAGAACCTTCTGAAAAGCTTTTCTATATCACAGAATTGGGAGAAAAAGAGTTTGAAAAATTGGGTTTAGATCTTTCAAAAATCAAATCAGAAGTGCTTTAA
- a CDS encoding porin family protein, whose product MKKITFLLFTISLITFKTTAQESKNKFGIQGGLNYSSFRGYDSFTNDKAGFAYVFGLSFQHQIQENLSIKADLNYERKIQNTKGTVEILEPTFPTGPMEENYHFKTTAYLNYVVLPIMIKYNFSGDKSFYINGGPYLGYLLKSGIKSKSNIPGVINADDEDTNRKKSLDFGLSAGIGKEFKLDTNHQIYVEIRENLGLQNISKTEVINDGTIKTNSLNLLVGFTFN is encoded by the coding sequence ATGAAAAAAATTACTTTTTTATTATTTACCATTTCTTTAATTACTTTTAAAACTACAGCGCAGGAATCAAAAAATAAATTTGGAATACAAGGAGGCTTAAATTATTCCAGTTTTAGAGGTTACGACTCTTTTACAAATGACAAAGCAGGTTTTGCTTACGTTTTTGGACTTTCATTTCAGCATCAAATTCAGGAAAACTTATCTATAAAAGCCGATTTGAATTATGAGAGAAAAATCCAAAATACCAAAGGTACTGTTGAAATATTAGAGCCGACATTTCCAACAGGTCCAATGGAAGAAAATTACCATTTTAAAACTACAGCCTATTTAAACTATGTCGTGTTGCCTATCATGATTAAATATAATTTTTCTGGAGATAAAAGTTTTTATATAAATGGCGGACCTTATTTGGGCTATTTATTAAAATCAGGCATTAAATCAAAATCTAATATTCCAGGAGTAATAAATGCCGATGATGAAGATACAAATCGCAAAAAGTCATTAGATTTTGGACTCTCAGCAGGAATTGGAAAAGAATTTAAACTGGATACAAATCATCAGATTTATGTAGAAATTAGAGAGAATTTAGGTCTTCAAAACATTTCTAAAACAGAAGTAATAAATGATGGAACGATTAAAACCAATTCTTTAAATTTATTGGTTGGGTTTACATTTAATTAA
- a CDS encoding MBL fold metallo-hydrolase, with product MITFLILLFLIVLAVYRFLQHPKFGKAPSGERQVLIEKSPQYKNGKFQNQSFTPDLAEGESMAGVLLEFFFKKVDRKIPTDLIPSIKTDLKKLSLDQDILIWFGHSSYFIQLEGKRFLIDPVFSGNASPIPGTTKSFKGSDIYTVDDLPEIDYLLITHDHYDHLDYDTILKLKPKTKKIITALGVGSHFEFWGFPSENIIERDWYSTIQLDENLKLHTTPSRHFSGRSFKRCNTLWTSFVLETKDFKMYLGGDSGYDSHFAEIGEKYGPFDVALIDNGQYNQKWKYIHNMPEDVIKAMKDLKAKRVFPVHSSKFALSLHSWDEPLNRVTELNSLSENPISLITPMIGEKVELKNENQEFKQWWRNVR from the coding sequence ATGATCACATTTTTAATTCTATTATTTTTAATAGTTCTTGCAGTTTACAGATTTCTTCAACATCCAAAATTTGGAAAAGCGCCTTCTGGAGAAAGACAGGTTTTAATTGAGAAATCGCCTCAATACAAAAATGGAAAATTCCAAAATCAAAGTTTTACGCCAGATTTAGCTGAAGGCGAAAGTATGGCTGGAGTTTTACTTGAATTTTTCTTTAAAAAAGTTGATCGAAAAATTCCAACAGATTTAATTCCGTCAATTAAAACCGATTTAAAAAAACTTTCTCTCGACCAAGATATTTTAATTTGGTTTGGACATTCTTCTTATTTTATTCAATTGGAGGGAAAACGATTTCTGATTGATCCCGTTTTTAGCGGTAACGCCTCTCCTATTCCTGGCACAACAAAATCTTTTAAAGGTTCTGATATTTATACGGTTGATGATCTTCCTGAAATTGATTATTTGTTGATTACGCACGATCATTACGATCATTTGGATTACGATACTATTTTAAAATTAAAACCAAAAACCAAGAAAATAATTACGGCACTTGGTGTTGGTTCACATTTTGAATTTTGGGGTTTTCCATCAGAAAATATAATCGAAAGAGATTGGTATAGCACCATTCAATTAGATGAAAATCTCAAGCTTCATACAACGCCTTCAAGACATTTTTCGGGAAGAAGTTTCAAAAGATGCAACACGCTTTGGACTTCTTTTGTTTTAGAAACTAAAGATTTTAAAATGTATTTGGGCGGTGACAGCGGTTACGATTCTCATTTTGCTGAAATTGGAGAAAAATACGGCCCGTTTGATGTCGCTTTGATTGATAATGGTCAATACAATCAAAAATGGAAATACATTCACAATATGCCCGAAGATGTCATAAAAGCGATGAAGGATCTAAAAGCAAAAAGAGTCTTTCCTGTTCATTCGTCTAAATTTGCTTTATCACTTCATTCTTGGGACGAACCTTTGAATAGAGTTACAGAATTGAATAGTTTATCTGAAAATCCGATTTCTTTGATTACTCCTATGATTGGCGAAAAAGTGGAATTGAAAAATGAAAATCAAGAATTTAAACAATGGTGGCGTAATGTTAGGTAA
- a CDS encoding serine hydrolase domain-containing protein yields the protein MNFISKISFLFVIIFTSCNSTAQKKDDYKKSIDSLVQNSNPEFNGVILISQNGKTLYSKVKGFANLETKKPLKIDTQFEIMSNSKLIAAVLLLLEVEKGKVDLNSPIKKYLPELKQTWADSVTVHQLLNHSHGIVDLQKPLAFKPGTDFKYGNLSFNLVAKIVAFSSKKSYREVVESLFKKLKMNQTFCYSKDKEQNLAKGYFYSNNQFEPNNSRQINDESLGADGIISTVLDLAIWNNNLHKGKILKPESYRLLTKNTILSQHNFFGKEKDGYGYGIRTIEKESVKYLGHTGLGDGFSSVNLYFPESDISLIILENQMPEDSKLFYASEFQIKNILLKSDLLSKK from the coding sequence ATGAATTTTATTTCCAAGATTTCCTTTCTATTCGTTATCATCTTTACCAGCTGTAACTCAACAGCACAAAAGAAAGATGATTATAAAAAAAGCATCGATAGTTTAGTTCAAAACAGTAATCCAGAATTTAATGGTGTCATTTTAATTTCCCAAAACGGAAAAACTTTGTATTCAAAAGTGAAAGGTTTTGCCAATTTAGAAACTAAAAAACCTTTAAAAATAGATACACAATTCGAAATCATGTCAAACAGTAAACTTATCGCTGCTGTTTTGCTTTTGTTAGAAGTAGAAAAAGGAAAAGTTGATTTGAATTCTCCAATCAAAAAATATCTTCCAGAATTAAAACAAACTTGGGCAGATTCTGTCACAGTTCATCAGCTTTTAAATCATTCACACGGAATTGTCGATTTACAAAAACCTCTGGCTTTTAAACCTGGAACCGATTTTAAATACGGAAATTTAAGCTTCAATCTAGTAGCCAAAATTGTAGCATTCAGTTCTAAAAAAAGTTACAGAGAAGTTGTCGAATCACTTTTTAAAAAATTAAAAATGAATCAGACTTTCTGTTATTCAAAAGATAAAGAACAAAATTTGGCGAAAGGTTATTTTTATAGCAATAATCAATTCGAACCAAATAACTCAAGACAAATTAATGATGAAAGTTTAGGAGCAGATGGCATCATTTCTACTGTTTTAGATCTAGCCATTTGGAATAACAATCTTCATAAAGGGAAAATATTAAAACCTGAATCTTACAGGTTGCTAACGAAAAACACGATTCTTTCGCAACATAATTTCTTTGGAAAAGAAAAAGATGGTTACGGATACGGAATTCGAACTATAGAAAAAGAATCGGTTAAATATCTTGGCCACACAGGCTTGGGAGATGGATTTTCTTCTGTAAATTTGTATTTTCCTGAAAGTGATATAAGTTTGATAATTCTAGAAAATCAAATGCCAGAAGATTCTAAATTATTTTATGCTTCTGAATTTCAGATTAAAAACATTTTGTTAAAAAGCGATTTACTAAGTAAAAAATAA
- a CDS encoding DUF1801 domain-containing protein: METKKPENIDEYIGGFPNDVQEILEKVRMTIQKAAPDAREKISYSMPAFEQNGIVVYFAAYKNHIGLYALPTGHEAFAAELSKYKSGKGSVQFPLKEKMPYDLITKIVKFRVKENLEKVKKK; the protein is encoded by the coding sequence ATGGAAACAAAGAAACCTGAAAATATCGATGAATACATTGGCGGATTTCCGAATGATGTTCAGGAAATTTTGGAAAAAGTTAGAATGACGATTCAGAAAGCGGCGCCAGATGCTAGAGAAAAAATCAGTTATTCGATGCCAGCTTTTGAGCAAAACGGAATTGTGGTTTACTTTGCAGCCTACAAAAATCATATCGGATTGTATGCGTTGCCAACTGGACATGAAGCTTTTGCTGCGGAACTTTCTAAATATAAATCAGGCAAAGGTTCTGTTCAATTTCCGTTAAAAGAAAAAATGCCTTATGATTTGATAACTAAGATTGTAAAATTTAGGGTGAAAGAAAATCTAGAAAAAGTAAAAAAGAAATAA
- a CDS encoding NmrA family NAD(P)-binding protein, with protein sequence MKIIITGSLGNISKPLAKALIEKGHQIIVITSSNDRKSEIENLGASVAIGSVNDVAFLTQTFTGADAVYCMIPRANYFDPNLDLDAFTRTIGNNYAEAITKSGVKRVVFLSSIGAHLESNSGIIQRYNEIETVLNKLSDVSITFMRPTSFYYNLLAYIPQIKNQGFIAVNYGGDELIPWVSPNDIAEAIAQELTTPLDGKKIRYVASEELSGHQTAKILGEAIGIPDLKWKLISDEEVLNGLISVGMQPKIAKGLVEMYAGLYNGLLAEDYYQNRPAVLGKTKLADYAKEFAAIFNQN encoded by the coding sequence ATGAAAATTATCATTACAGGTTCTTTAGGGAACATCAGCAAACCTTTAGCGAAAGCATTAATCGAAAAAGGACATCAAATTATCGTAATTACAAGCAGCAATGACAGAAAATCTGAGATTGAAAATCTTGGCGCTTCTGTGGCGATTGGTTCTGTAAATGACGTTGCATTTTTAACTCAAACTTTTACAGGTGCAGATGCTGTATATTGCATGATTCCGCGCGCGAATTATTTTGATCCTAATCTTGATTTAGATGCTTTTACTCGTACAATTGGGAATAATTATGCTGAAGCTATTACAAAATCTGGCGTAAAACGTGTTGTGTTTTTAAGTAGCATTGGCGCGCATTTAGAAAGTAATTCTGGGATAATTCAGCGTTATAACGAAATTGAAACTGTTTTAAATAAACTTTCCGATGTTTCGATTACGTTTATGCGTCCGACTTCTTTTTATTACAATTTGCTTGCCTACATTCCGCAGATCAAAAATCAAGGATTTATTGCCGTAAATTATGGTGGAGATGAATTGATTCCGTGGGTTTCTCCAAACGATATTGCAGAAGCAATTGCCCAAGAACTTACAACTCCGCTTGACGGAAAAAAAATACGTTATGTAGCAAGCGAAGAACTTTCTGGACATCAAACGGCAAAAATTTTAGGTGAAGCAATTGGTATTCCAGATTTAAAATGGAAATTAATCAGCGACGAAGAAGTTTTAAATGGATTAATCTCTGTTGGAATGCAACCTAAAATCGCGAAAGGATTGGTAGAAATGTATGCTGGACTTTACAATGGTTTATTGGCTGAAGATTATTATCAAAATCGTCCAGCAGTTTTAGGAAAAACCAAACTCGCAGATTATGCAAAAGAATTTGCTGCCATTTTCAATCAAAATTAA
- a CDS encoding GNAT family N-acetyltransferase: MTASNFNLKPDILENEIVKLIPLEENHFEELFKAASDPLIWDQNPVKNRYTSEGFKTYFDIIITKGSFLILNKETNEIMGTTSFYDYKPEESSVAIGYTFLTRKYWGGPYNKSCKKLLIDYAFQYVNSVLFHVGAENFRSQKAVLKLGAEKARDMFITVNGVDMPYFEYELKK, from the coding sequence ATGACAGCATCAAACTTCAATTTAAAACCAGATATTTTAGAAAATGAAATCGTAAAACTAATTCCGTTAGAAGAAAATCATTTTGAAGAACTATTTAAAGCAGCTTCAGATCCATTAATCTGGGACCAAAATCCTGTCAAAAACAGATATACAAGTGAAGGTTTTAAAACTTATTTTGATATCATAATTACAAAAGGATCATTCTTAATTCTCAATAAAGAAACCAACGAGATTATGGGAACAACTAGTTTTTACGATTACAAACCAGAAGAATCGAGTGTTGCGATTGGTTACACTTTTTTAACTAGAAAATATTGGGGCGGACCATATAACAAATCTTGTAAAAAACTATTAATTGACTATGCTTTTCAGTATGTAAATTCGGTGCTCTTCCATGTAGGAGCAGAAAATTTCCGTTCGCAAAAGGCTGTTCTAAAACTTGGAGCAGAAAAAGCAAGAGATATGTTTATTACTGTAAATGGTGTAGATATGCCTTATTTTGAGTATGAATTGAAGAAATAG
- a CDS encoding TIGR00730 family Rossman fold protein translates to MKRITVFCASSFGTEKVYEEQAILVGKTLAEQNIELVYGGANVGLMGAVADGALNAGGKVIGVLPNFLRSKEIAHQGLTELILVESMHERKTKMNELCDGVIALPGGFGTLEELFEMLTWAQLGLHKKPIAILNIDGFYDTLIELLQTMTTKGLLKEVNREMLLISDNIEDLLHQMRNYTAPTVGKWIDKKNV, encoded by the coding sequence ATGAAAAGAATAACAGTATTCTGTGCTTCTAGTTTTGGCACTGAAAAAGTATATGAAGAACAAGCGATTTTAGTTGGAAAAACGTTAGCAGAACAAAATATAGAATTAGTTTACGGCGGAGCAAATGTCGGTTTAATGGGCGCCGTTGCAGACGGAGCTTTGAATGCTGGAGGAAAAGTTATTGGCGTTCTTCCTAATTTTTTAAGATCGAAAGAAATTGCGCATCAGGGTTTAACCGAATTAATTTTGGTAGAAAGCATGCACGAACGTAAAACTAAAATGAATGAGTTATGCGACGGCGTAATTGCGCTTCCTGGCGGTTTTGGAACACTCGAAGAACTTTTCGAAATGCTGACTTGGGCGCAACTTGGACTTCATAAAAAACCAATCGCAATTTTAAATATAGACGGTTTTTACGATACTTTAATTGAATTGCTTCAGACCATGACGACAAAAGGTTTATTGAAAGAAGTTAATCGAGAAATGCTTTTAATAAGTGATAATATTGAAGATTTATTACATCAAATGAGAAATTATACTGCGCCAACAGTTGGGAAATGGATTGATAAAAAGAATGTGTAA
- a CDS encoding TlpA disulfide reductase family protein: MKKLSFLFILFIFLISNLSFAQDESAIEKEILELHKPTKKIRDSILGLQKGLISKIEIEKDSIIKNQLILRLDDLENAKDQNDINELKLDFAFAKNHPNSLHSLSLIRIHVGRFIGMNFYDTFVDVFENFTPEIKNSEKGLEMAEKLKYFKQSKVGSKAPEFALKDINNKPISLDEFKGKQYILIDFWASWCGPCREELPYIKELYQKYHGQGFEIISIAKDDKTDLWKKAIEKEKIELWRHIFISEDTKSIITDYFVNGIPHKVLIDKNGIIIGKWKGSGENNKHDLQKQLKSIFEAE, encoded by the coding sequence ATGAAAAAATTAAGCTTTCTGTTTATCCTTTTTATTTTTCTTATAAGTAATTTGAGTTTTGCTCAGGACGAATCTGCAATAGAAAAAGAAATTTTAGAGTTGCACAAACCAACCAAAAAAATTCGTGATTCGATTTTAGGATTGCAAAAAGGACTTATTTCAAAAATTGAAATTGAAAAAGATTCTATCATCAAAAATCAATTAATTCTTCGATTAGATGATTTAGAAAATGCAAAAGATCAAAATGATATCAACGAATTAAAACTTGATTTTGCTTTTGCTAAAAATCATCCCAATTCATTGCATTCTCTAAGCTTAATCCGAATACATGTTGGTCGTTTTATTGGCATGAATTTTTATGACACTTTCGTTGATGTTTTTGAAAATTTTACACCCGAAATAAAGAATTCTGAGAAAGGCCTCGAAATGGCAGAAAAGCTTAAATACTTTAAACAAAGTAAAGTTGGAAGCAAAGCTCCAGAGTTCGCTTTAAAAGACATTAATAATAAACCTATTTCGCTCGACGAATTTAAAGGAAAACAATATATTTTAATAGATTTTTGGGCAAGCTGGTGCGGACCATGCCGCGAAGAATTGCCTTATATTAAAGAATTATATCAAAAATATCACGGACAAGGTTTTGAAATAATTAGCATTGCAAAAGACGATAAAACAGATCTTTGGAAAAAAGCTATTGAGAAAGAAAAAATTGAACTTTGGAGACATATTTTTATTTCAGAAGACACAAAAAGCATCATTACAGATTATTTTGTTAACGGAATTCCACATAAAGTTTTAATAGACAAAAATGGCATTATTATTGGAAAATGGAAAGGCAGTGGAGAAAACAACAAACACGATCTGCAAAAGCAATTAAAATCTATTTTTGAAGCCGAATAA